From Paenibacillus sp. GP183, one genomic window encodes:
- the prfA gene encoding peptide chain release factor 1, whose product MLDRLQSVADRYDKLSELLCDPGITSDPKKLREYSKEQSDLQDAYDAYMQFKSISEQLNSAKAMQNEKLDDDMRELVKMEIEELSQQYAALEEKLKVLMMPKDPNDDKNVIVEIRGAAGGDEAALFASDLYRMYTRYADAQGWKTEILDASLNDLGGFKEIIFMITGKGAYSKLKYESGAHRVQRIPVTESGGRIHTSTSTVVVMPEAEEVEIEIHDADIRVDTFCSSGAGGQSVNTTKSAVRVTHVPTGIVATCQDGKSQNSNKEQALRVLRARISDKMREEEEAKYSGERKSKVGTGDRSERIRTYNFPQSRITDHRIGLTLHRLETVLNGDMEEVVSALTIASQSDLLDKGEAVM is encoded by the coding sequence ATGTTAGATCGACTTCAATCCGTAGCAGACCGCTACGATAAACTTAGCGAGCTGCTTTGTGATCCGGGAATAACCAGTGATCCCAAGAAGCTCCGGGAATATTCGAAAGAGCAATCCGACTTACAGGATGCTTATGACGCTTATATGCAGTTCAAAAGCATCAGTGAGCAGCTGAATTCCGCAAAAGCCATGCAAAATGAAAAGCTGGACGACGACATGCGCGAGCTCGTCAAGATGGAAATCGAGGAGCTGTCCCAGCAATACGCCGCTTTGGAAGAAAAGCTGAAGGTCCTGATGATGCCGAAGGATCCCAACGATGACAAGAACGTCATTGTGGAAATTCGCGGCGCAGCCGGGGGAGATGAGGCGGCTTTATTCGCCTCTGATCTGTATCGGATGTATACGCGATATGCGGATGCGCAAGGGTGGAAAACGGAAATTCTCGATGCCAGCCTGAATGATTTGGGCGGGTTCAAGGAAATCATCTTCATGATTACCGGCAAAGGCGCCTACAGCAAGCTGAAATACGAGAGTGGAGCCCATCGTGTGCAGCGGATTCCGGTTACTGAATCAGGCGGTCGTATTCATACCTCGACTTCGACCGTTGTGGTCATGCCGGAAGCCGAAGAAGTGGAAATCGAAATTCATGATGCTGATATTCGCGTGGATACGTTTTGCTCCAGTGGAGCGGGCGGCCAATCGGTCAATACGACCAAGTCGGCCGTACGCGTCACCCACGTACCTACAGGGATTGTAGCCACTTGCCAAGACGGCAAATCACAAAACTCCAACAAGGAGCAGGCGCTGAGGGTGCTTCGGGCTCGAATCTCCGACAAGATGCGCGAGGAAGAGGAAGCCAAGTACTCTGGAGAACGCAAAAGCAAGGTGGGAACGGGCGACCGCAGCGAGCGGATTCGCACGTACAATTTCCCGCAAAGCCGGATTACGGACCATCGCATCGGACTTACCTTGCACCGTCTCGAGACCGTGCTGAATGGAGACATGGAAGAGGTTGTGTCGGCCCTTACGATTGCGTCGCAATCCGACCTTCTCGACAAAGGAGAGGCAGTAATGTGA
- the prmC gene encoding peptide chain release factor N(5)-glutamine methyltransferase encodes MKPPLTIREAYTEASSFLAAQGVADSAACTDLLLQHLLGWSRTELLLRWQEPWPLELADRWRQLIERKAAGEPVQYITGEQEFFGLPFAVNSAVLIPRPETELLVEAILHEGSRLFPQGAPLLADVGTGSGAIPVTIARARPQWRVYSSDISAAALEMARSNAQRNAVAARVTWLEGDLLEPYIERRLPVDILVSNPPYIPAGDVPALQPEVRLYEPHTALIGGPDGLDLYRRMIAQLPLLPEMPALVGFEVGIRQAEDVAAMLRGIAEWTEIRFVPDLAGIDRHVLAILKKR; translated from the coding sequence GTGAAGCCGCCATTAACGATTCGAGAAGCCTATACAGAGGCTTCTTCTTTTTTAGCAGCGCAGGGCGTGGCAGACAGCGCTGCCTGCACCGATCTGCTGCTCCAGCACCTGCTCGGCTGGAGCCGGACCGAATTGCTCCTGCGCTGGCAGGAGCCGTGGCCGCTCGAGCTGGCGGACCGCTGGCGCCAGCTGATCGAAAGGAAGGCCGCGGGCGAGCCGGTGCAGTACATCACCGGCGAGCAGGAGTTCTTCGGCCTTCCTTTCGCCGTGAATAGCGCGGTCCTCATCCCGCGCCCGGAAACCGAGCTTCTCGTGGAGGCCATTCTCCACGAGGGCTCGCGGCTCTTCCCGCAAGGCGCGCCGCTGCTTGCGGACGTCGGCACCGGGAGCGGCGCCATCCCGGTCACGATCGCCCGCGCGCGCCCGCAGTGGCGCGTGTACAGCAGCGACATCTCCGCGGCCGCGCTGGAGATGGCCCGCTCGAACGCGCAGCGCAACGCGGTTGCCGCGCGGGTGACCTGGCTCGAGGGCGACCTCCTCGAGCCGTATATCGAGCGCCGGCTGCCGGTCGACATCCTCGTGTCGAACCCGCCGTACATTCCGGCGGGCGACGTGCCGGCGCTGCAGCCCGAAGTGCGGCTGTATGAGCCGCACACGGCCCTGATCGGCGGTCCGGACGGGCTGGACCTGTACCGCCGTATGATCGCGCAACTGCCGCTGCTGCCGGAAATGCCCGCCCTGGTGGGCTTCGAGGTCGGCATCCGGCAGGCGGAGGACGTGGCGGCGATGCTTCGCGGCATCGCTGAGTGGACGGAGATCCGCTTCGTGCCGGATCTAGCAGGAATTGATAGACACGTGCTGGCGATACTGAAAAAAAGATAG
- the spoIIR gene encoding stage II sporulation protein R: MKAHHSFKPYIYIAFAIMILITVWESNRMEAAVITPAIPQESIRIRILANSDSVQDQALKGVIRDAVVASMQGWVNGPQTIEQARSVVTEHLPELDLLVGDIIRDRGYSYSHEVKLGVVPFPAKMFGNEMYPAGEYEALRITIGSGEGQNWWCVLFPPLCFVDTFTGESAAAKSTSAPSKPGDKSALGATAPGTQKKVIVSLAQPVKPSGAANLSTTGQLAADASAAEKPADIEVRFFLWDLFAKVVSWFK, from the coding sequence ATGAAGGCACATCATTCTTTTAAACCTTATATATACATAGCATTTGCCATTATGATTCTTATAACCGTTTGGGAGTCCAATCGCATGGAAGCGGCCGTAATCACACCCGCCATTCCGCAGGAATCGATTCGAATCCGGATATTGGCCAATTCCGATTCTGTGCAAGATCAAGCGCTGAAGGGCGTCATCAGGGATGCCGTCGTAGCGAGCATGCAGGGCTGGGTGAACGGTCCCCAGACGATTGAACAAGCAAGATCGGTTGTGACCGAGCACTTGCCTGAACTGGATCTTCTGGTAGGTGACATAATTCGCGACAGAGGATACAGCTACAGCCACGAAGTGAAGCTGGGTGTAGTTCCGTTTCCGGCCAAAATGTTCGGTAATGAAATGTATCCTGCAGGCGAATATGAAGCACTTCGCATTACCATCGGTTCGGGTGAAGGGCAAAACTGGTGGTGTGTGCTGTTCCCGCCGCTATGCTTCGTCGACACCTTCACAGGTGAGTCCGCAGCAGCCAAAAGTACAAGTGCACCATCAAAACCAGGAGATAAAAGCGCACTTGGCGCAACAGCACCAGGAACGCAAAAGAAGGTCATCGTGAGCCTTGCCCAACCCGTCAAACCATCGGGTGCAGCGAATCTATCAACTACTGGTCAGCTCGCTGCGGATGCCTCTGCTGCAGAGAAGCCAGCCGATATTGAAGTGAGGTTCTTTCTCTGGGATCTTTTCGCCAAGGTCGTCTCCTGGTTTAAATAA
- a CDS encoding L-threonylcarbamoyladenylate synthase yields MTNYWKLHAPSVDGRAASNQMKSDNEEMIAAAASLLRHGQTVAFPTETVYGLGADATNSAAVNLIFTAKGRPSDNPLIVHIAEPSQLEGLVSTAAVTPMVQRLMDTFWPGPLTIVLPAVAERLSPLVTAGLSTVGIRIPDHPVALQLLRAAKCPVAAPSANSSGKPSPTLASHVREDLDGRIGGLLDGGQTGVGLESTVIECKNGDIYILRPGGVTGEQLEEALPQARIHAPQHEMISQADRPRSPGIKYTHYAPQGRMQLIEGNSHEQIALWIQQDLNAAKARGETTGILTFDEYEPLYQADLVISCGKLAYPQSIAHGLYAALRRFDEASISYILAETCPEEGIGHAIMNRLRKAAGNQLVRI; encoded by the coding sequence GTGACAAACTACTGGAAACTACATGCCCCATCCGTTGATGGGCGGGCAGCCTCCAATCAGATGAAGTCCGACAATGAAGAGATGATCGCAGCTGCGGCATCTCTTCTTCGCCATGGACAAACCGTAGCGTTTCCTACAGAAACGGTGTATGGGTTAGGAGCGGATGCAACGAATTCAGCCGCGGTCAACCTGATTTTCACAGCCAAAGGCCGTCCCTCGGATAATCCGCTAATTGTCCATATCGCTGAGCCGTCCCAATTGGAGGGACTCGTCTCGACAGCGGCCGTAACCCCAATGGTTCAGCGGTTGATGGATACTTTTTGGCCAGGCCCGCTAACCATCGTATTGCCTGCTGTCGCAGAACGCCTTTCACCGCTTGTGACCGCTGGTCTGTCTACCGTGGGCATCCGGATTCCAGACCATCCCGTAGCCTTACAGCTCTTGAGGGCAGCGAAATGCCCGGTGGCCGCGCCTAGCGCCAACAGCTCGGGAAAACCGAGTCCGACTCTGGCTTCCCATGTTCGTGAAGATCTGGATGGCCGTATTGGCGGTCTGTTGGATGGCGGACAGACAGGTGTCGGCTTGGAATCCACAGTCATAGAATGTAAAAATGGTGATATCTATATCCTTCGGCCGGGCGGCGTCACTGGAGAACAACTGGAGGAGGCATTGCCTCAAGCTCGAATTCACGCACCTCAGCATGAGATGATCTCGCAAGCGGATAGGCCAAGATCGCCTGGAATCAAATATACCCATTATGCACCGCAAGGCCGAATGCAGCTCATAGAAGGAAACTCTCATGAACAAATAGCTTTGTGGATTCAGCAGGACTTGAATGCAGCCAAAGCCAGAGGAGAAACGACAGGTATCCTCACTTTTGATGAATATGAGCCGTTGTATCAGGCCGATTTGGTCATTTCCTGCGGGAAGCTGGCTTATCCGCAAAGCATCGCTCACGGCTTGTATGCCGCATTGCGCCGGTTTGATGAAGCTTCCATCAGCTATATTTTGGCCGAGACCTGTCCCGAGGAAGGAATAGGCCATGCGATTATGAATAGACTGCGCAAGGCGGCAGGTAACCAGCTCGTTCGTATCTAA
- a CDS encoding manganese efflux pump — protein sequence MHASSWVMGQFLTILIMAIALGMDAFSLGIGIGMKGIRLLDILKISFVIGIFHVIMPLMGMFTGQYVGSLLGDVATAMGGLLLVLLGAHMVYSSLRGGSFPSIDHRTLWGLFVFSLSVSIDSFSVGVSLGMFSTDIVATVLLFGAFGAMLSIAGLLLGRHMGGFAGEYGEALGGVILLAFGLKFLL from the coding sequence ATGCACGCGTCATCGTGGGTAATGGGTCAATTTCTAACGATCTTAATTATGGCCATCGCTTTGGGGATGGATGCTTTTTCCCTTGGGATCGGGATCGGGATGAAAGGGATTCGTCTGCTCGACATCCTGAAAATCAGCTTCGTCATTGGAATATTTCATGTCATCATGCCTTTGATGGGCATGTTCACGGGTCAATACGTCGGATCTCTGCTGGGCGATGTAGCTACAGCCATGGGCGGCCTGCTTCTGGTTCTTCTGGGTGCTCATATGGTATACAGCTCTCTGCGCGGAGGCTCTTTCCCCTCCATTGACCACCGAACGCTTTGGGGTTTGTTTGTGTTTTCGCTCAGTGTGAGCATTGATTCCTTCTCCGTGGGTGTTTCGCTGGGGATGTTTTCCACGGATATTGTCGCCACTGTCCTTCTTTTTGGCGCTTTTGGAGCCATGCTTTCCATTGCAGGGCTCTTACTCGGCAGGCATATGGGCGGGTTTGCAGGAGAATATGGAGAAGCGCTGGGCGGGGTTATTTTGCTGGCATTTGGGTTAAAATTTCTCCTGTGA
- a CDS encoding low molecular weight protein arginine phosphatase codes for MVRILFVCTGNTCRSPLAEGMLRHMLQGEKLEAEVRSAGVSAANGSSISRNSEAVLQEKGIGDKLTSSALNEPDVEWADVILTMTMAHKGIVIQRHPQALEKTFTLKEFVEDDPAILEAIDTRTTLTAELQLKQALSQPISNDERSQLSKLNKHISSFDISDPFGGSLDAYRLTAQEIELHLKKLVIKLQGFSSDLRDR; via the coding sequence ATGGTACGCATTCTTTTTGTATGTACAGGAAACACATGCCGCAGTCCGCTGGCGGAAGGTATGCTGCGACACATGCTGCAAGGAGAGAAGCTCGAAGCGGAAGTTCGTTCCGCCGGTGTTTCGGCCGCAAACGGCTCGTCGATATCCCGTAATAGCGAAGCTGTATTACAGGAAAAGGGGATCGGAGACAAGCTGACCTCCAGTGCATTAAACGAACCCGATGTGGAATGGGCGGACGTTATTTTGACCATGACCATGGCGCATAAAGGAATTGTTATTCAAAGACATCCGCAGGCGCTCGAGAAAACTTTTACACTCAAGGAATTTGTCGAAGACGATCCAGCGATTCTGGAGGCAATAGACACACGGACAACGCTGACGGCTGAGCTGCAATTGAAGCAAGCCTTGTCACAGCCCATTTCCAATGATGAAAGAAGCCAGCTCTCCAAACTGAATAAGCACATTTCCAGCTTTGATATTTCAGATCCGTTCGGGGGCTCTTTGGATGCATATCGGTTAACGGCTCAGGAGATTGAACTCCATTTAAAAAAGCTGGTCATCAAGCTTCAGGGCTTCAGCAGTGACTTGCGCGACCGATAA
- the rpiB gene encoding ribose 5-phosphate isomerase B, whose product MKVAIGADHGGYRLKEAVIPSIEALGHEVVDLGCDCEDSVDYPDYALPVCEKVASGEADRGILICGTGIGMTIAANKIPGIRCALVHDLFSAKVTREHNDSNVLAMGERVVGPGIALEIVKTWLETDFSEGARHQNRIRKMKELEDRYTLHP is encoded by the coding sequence ATGAAGGTTGCGATTGGAGCGGATCACGGCGGTTACCGGTTAAAAGAAGCTGTTATCCCCTCGATTGAAGCGCTTGGCCATGAAGTTGTGGATCTGGGCTGTGATTGTGAAGACTCCGTTGACTATCCGGATTATGCGCTTCCGGTTTGCGAGAAGGTGGCTTCCGGCGAAGCTGATCGTGGGATCTTGATCTGCGGTACCGGGATTGGCATGACGATTGCTGCGAACAAAATCCCGGGAATCCGCTGCGCCTTGGTTCATGACCTTTTCTCTGCCAAAGTTACACGGGAACATAACGATTCCAATGTGCTTGCCATGGGTGAACGCGTGGTTGGACCCGGAATTGCGCTGGAAATTGTGAAAACCTGGCTCGAAACAGATTTCTCCGAAGGCGCTCGCCATCAAAACCGCATCAGGAAAATGAAAGAGCTGGAAGATCGTTACACGCTGCATCCATAA
- a CDS encoding TIGR01440 family protein has protein sequence MTDSGMQTVGQDVGTNLRELVRVGGLKAGQVLVIGTSTSEVLGHRIGTSGTLQAAEPIYQAALKIADEFGLFLAFQCCEHLNRALVVEENILSRYPLETVSAIPIPKAGGSMASYAFRHFKRPVLVEAIQAHAGIDIGDTLIGMHLRRVAVPVRPPIRTIGHAHVTMAITRSKLIGGARAVYTEEDAGLQVKDSSQTDDCSNLG, from the coding sequence ATGACAGATTCAGGCATGCAAACGGTTGGACAGGACGTAGGGACCAACCTGCGGGAATTGGTTCGGGTCGGCGGGCTTAAGGCTGGACAGGTACTGGTCATCGGCACAAGCACCAGTGAAGTGCTTGGGCATCGGATCGGAACTTCCGGTACGCTCCAGGCAGCTGAACCGATTTATCAAGCTGCCCTCAAGATCGCCGACGAGTTCGGATTATTTCTTGCTTTTCAATGCTGCGAGCACTTGAACCGGGCTCTGGTCGTGGAGGAGAACATCCTCTCGCGCTATCCATTAGAGACGGTTTCTGCCATACCGATACCCAAGGCTGGAGGCTCAATGGCCTCGTATGCGTTTCGCCATTTCAAGCGGCCTGTGCTAGTGGAAGCTATTCAGGCGCATGCAGGGATCGATATTGGAGACACGCTGATTGGCATGCATCTTCGCCGAGTCGCTGTTCCAGTCAGGCCGCCGATTCGTACCATAGGCCATGCTCATGTGACCATGGCTATCACTCGGTCGAAGCTGATCGGGGGAGCAAGGGCTGTTTATACGGAGGAAGACGCGGGTTTGCAAGTTAAAGATTCATCTCAAACCGACGATTGCAGCAACTTAGGATGA
- the glyA gene encoding serine hydroxymethyltransferase yields the protein MTAHLSKQDPEIVKAMNLEIGRQRDKIELIASENFVSQAVLEAMGTVLTNKYAEGYPGKRYYGGCEYVDIVENIARDRATELFGAEHANVQPHSGAQANMAVYLAALSHGDTVLGMNLAHGGHLTHGSPVNASGIFYNFVPYGVSEKDFRIDYDEVRKLAFKHKPRMLVAGASAYPRTIDFEALARIANDVGAFFFVDMAHIAGLVAAGLHPNPVPHAHFVTTTTHKTLRGPRGGMILTRKSWAAAIDKAVFPGSQGGPLMHTIAAKAVSFGEALKPEFKTYSQNVIKNAQTLADALQAEGLHIVSGGTDNHLLLVDLRSQNISGKDAEHILDEVGVTVNKNAIPFDPTSPFITSGIRIGTPAATSRGMDQAAMKTIAQIIALTIKNPSDEAALNKARGMVKDLTAQFPLYPGLSY from the coding sequence ATGACAGCACATTTAAGCAAGCAAGACCCAGAAATTGTGAAAGCTATGAATTTGGAAATTGGCCGCCAACGCGACAAAATTGAGTTGATTGCTTCTGAGAACTTTGTAAGCCAAGCGGTGCTTGAAGCTATGGGTACGGTTTTAACTAACAAATATGCGGAAGGCTATCCGGGCAAAAGATATTATGGCGGCTGTGAATACGTCGATATTGTGGAAAACATCGCACGTGACCGTGCAACGGAGCTGTTCGGTGCCGAGCATGCGAATGTTCAGCCTCATTCCGGTGCGCAGGCCAATATGGCTGTTTACCTTGCGGCACTCAGTCATGGCGATACTGTTCTTGGTATGAATCTGGCACATGGCGGTCATCTAACGCATGGCAGTCCTGTCAATGCTTCCGGTATTTTCTATAACTTCGTTCCTTACGGCGTAAGCGAAAAAGATTTCCGCATTGATTACGATGAAGTTCGTAAATTGGCGTTCAAGCATAAGCCGCGCATGCTTGTAGCCGGTGCCAGCGCTTATCCGCGAACGATCGATTTCGAAGCGCTTGCTCGAATTGCTAATGATGTAGGCGCCTTTTTCTTCGTTGACATGGCACATATCGCGGGTCTTGTGGCTGCCGGCCTGCATCCGAATCCGGTCCCGCACGCTCACTTCGTTACGACGACTACACATAAAACGCTTCGCGGTCCTCGCGGCGGGATGATCCTTACCCGCAAATCGTGGGCAGCAGCGATTGATAAAGCCGTCTTTCCTGGCTCGCAAGGCGGACCTCTGATGCACACCATTGCTGCTAAAGCTGTTTCATTTGGTGAAGCCTTGAAGCCGGAATTTAAAACTTACTCGCAAAATGTGATCAAAAACGCACAGACCCTTGCCGATGCTTTACAGGCAGAAGGCCTCCATATTGTTTCTGGCGGTACGGATAATCACTTGCTGCTCGTTGACCTGCGCAGCCAAAATATCAGCGGTAAGGATGCCGAGCATATTCTGGACGAGGTGGGTGTGACCGTGAACAAGAATGCAATTCCTTTCGATCCAACCAGCCCGTTCATCACCAGCGGTATCCGCATCGGAACACCGGCCGCCACCTCCAGAGGCATGGATCAGGCCGCTATGAAAACAATCGCGCAAATCATCGCGCTGACTATTAAAAATCCTTCTGATGAAGCAGCATTAAACAAAGCGAGAGGCATGGTCAAGGACCTTACAGCCCAGTTCCCGCTTTATCCGGGATTGTCTTACTAA
- the upp gene encoding uracil phosphoribosyltransferase, translating to MGKVFICDHPLIQHKLTYIRDENTKTKDFRELVDEVATLMAYEITRDISLEDVQVKTPITTANCRIISGRMLGLIPILRAGLGMVDGILKLLPAAKVGHIGLYRDPDTLQPVEYYVKLPTDVQEREIIVIDPMLATGGSANAAIEVLASRGCTQIKLMCLIAAPEGIKAVQNAHPNVDIYVAAVDDYLNDHGYIVPGLGDAGDRLFGTK from the coding sequence ATGGGGAAAGTATTTATTTGTGATCATCCGCTCATACAGCATAAGCTGACGTACATAAGAGACGAGAACACAAAAACGAAAGATTTTCGCGAGCTGGTAGACGAAGTTGCCACTTTAATGGCTTACGAAATAACCAGAGACATCTCGCTTGAAGATGTGCAGGTAAAAACACCTATAACCACGGCCAATTGTCGTATTATATCCGGTAGAATGCTTGGGCTGATTCCGATTTTGCGAGCCGGTCTCGGCATGGTGGACGGCATTTTGAAGCTGCTTCCTGCAGCAAAGGTGGGACATATCGGTCTTTATCGCGATCCGGATACACTTCAACCGGTAGAATATTATGTGAAATTGCCTACTGACGTTCAAGAACGTGAAATCATTGTGATAGATCCCATGCTGGCAACGGGAGGATCGGCCAATGCGGCGATTGAAGTTCTCGCCAGCAGAGGCTGTACCCAGATTAAATTGATGTGCTTGATCGCTGCGCCTGAGGGCATCAAAGCTGTCCAAAACGCACACCCGAATGTAGATATTTACGTAGCCGCGGTGGACGATTACTTGAATGACCACGGCTATATTGTTCCGGGTCTCGGCGATGCGGGAGACCGTTTATTCGGCACAAAGTAG
- the wecB gene encoding UDP-N-acetylglucosamine 2-epimerase (non-hydrolyzing) produces the protein MKRLKIITIFGTRPEAVKMAPLILELQKHPEHIEPLVCVTAQHRQMLDQVLDIFRIQPDFDLNVMKDRQTLNEITIRVLQGLEPVFQEARPDLILVHGDTLTTFLASYAAFMQQIQVGHVEAGLRTWNKQAPFPEEMNRQLTGVLADLHFAPTQWSANNLRKENKPDSSIYVTGNTVTDVFQYTVQKEFDHPVLEWASGRRLILMTAHRREAQGEPHRQIFRAVRRIADEFEDIAIVYPVHPSPAVRETAYEILGDHPRIRLIDPLDVFEFHNFYPHAYMILTDSGGLQEEAPSFGVPVLVLRETTERPEGIEAGTLELVGTDEEKVYTRARALLTDSELYTQMSQAANPYGDGKASQRIVQGILHHFGHAQQCPESFHP, from the coding sequence ATGAAACGATTGAAAATCATTACCATTTTTGGGACAAGGCCTGAAGCCGTTAAAATGGCGCCACTTATCCTGGAATTGCAAAAGCATCCGGAGCATATAGAGCCTCTGGTCTGTGTAACCGCGCAGCATCGTCAAATGCTGGACCAGGTGCTGGACATTTTCCGGATACAGCCGGATTTCGATTTGAATGTGATGAAGGACAGGCAGACGCTCAATGAAATTACGATTCGTGTGCTGCAGGGATTGGAGCCTGTGTTCCAGGAGGCCAGACCGGATCTCATTCTGGTTCACGGCGATACCTTGACTACGTTCCTGGCAAGCTATGCGGCATTCATGCAGCAGATTCAGGTAGGTCACGTGGAAGCGGGGCTTCGTACCTGGAATAAGCAAGCGCCATTTCCTGAAGAAATGAACCGTCAATTGACAGGGGTGCTGGCTGATTTGCATTTTGCCCCGACTCAGTGGTCGGCTAATAATCTGCGCAAGGAGAATAAACCGGATTCGAGTATTTATGTGACGGGCAATACAGTAACCGATGTATTCCAATACACGGTGCAAAAGGAGTTTGATCATCCTGTGCTTGAATGGGCAAGTGGCCGCAGGTTGATCCTGATGACCGCTCATCGCCGTGAAGCTCAAGGAGAGCCGCATCGTCAGATTTTCCGGGCGGTCCGCCGTATTGCCGATGAATTCGAGGATATTGCCATTGTGTATCCGGTACATCCCAGCCCCGCTGTTAGGGAAACGGCTTATGAGATTCTTGGAGATCACCCTAGAATCAGGCTAATCGATCCGCTGGACGTATTCGAATTTCATAACTTCTACCCGCACGCTTACATGATCCTCACGGATTCCGGCGGTTTGCAGGAAGAAGCGCCATCCTTCGGGGTTCCGGTTCTTGTGTTGCGAGAGACTACGGAGCGTCCGGAAGGAATAGAAGCAGGTACTCTGGAGCTTGTTGGAACCGATGAAGAAAAGGTTTACACTAGAGCTCGAGCTCTTCTGACGGACTCCGAGCTTTACACGCAGATGAGCCAAGCTGCCAATCCTTATGGTGACGGAAAAGCGTCGCAAAGAATCGTTCAGGGGATTCTTCATCACTTCGGCCATGCCCAGCAGTGCCCCGAGTCTTTTCATCCGTGA
- a CDS encoding AtpZ/AtpI family protein, translating into MKPSDPKDNPWRAAALTSAIGIDFAVCLLAGYWLGDWLSRVFGGQLWVLGGFLLGLASAVFSIYFLIKRYGGL; encoded by the coding sequence ATGAAACCATCAGATCCGAAGGATAATCCGTGGCGAGCTGCTGCATTGACAAGTGCCATCGGGATCGATTTTGCCGTTTGCCTTTTGGCCGGTTATTGGTTAGGCGATTGGTTAAGCCGCGTCTTCGGCGGGCAGCTCTGGGTACTCGGCGGTTTCCTGCTCGGACTTGCATCTGCGGTGTTCAGCATCTACTTCTTGATTAAACGTTACGGAGGGCTATAA
- a CDS encoding ATP synthase subunit I — protein sequence MDDFSAHLKTVQNVFLFFLSFCLAAWALLVEYRPYSAGLMLGSVASMINARYLAWKIHKFTEAALEKKGRKVNLGFLTRAAIAALAGLVAVRYPQHVALTTTIAGYFFAQLATLVVGILSIGRSRK from the coding sequence ATGGATGATTTTTCGGCCCATCTGAAAACGGTTCAAAATGTGTTTCTTTTCTTTCTATCCTTTTGTTTAGCCGCTTGGGCATTGCTTGTAGAATACAGGCCCTATTCAGCCGGCTTGATGCTCGGATCCGTTGCCAGCATGATCAATGCGAGGTACCTGGCCTGGAAAATTCATAAGTTCACGGAGGCCGCGTTAGAAAAAAAGGGTCGCAAGGTGAACCTGGGGTTTCTGACAAGGGCTGCAATTGCGGCTCTGGCGGGACTGGTTGCCGTTCGGTATCCGCAGCATGTGGCACTCACCACAACCATTGCCGGATACTTTTTCGCTCAATTGGCAACACTCGTGGTGGGTATTCTTTCTATTGGAAGGTCCAGGAAGTAA